Proteins from one Candidatus Sulfotelmatobacter sp. genomic window:
- a CDS encoding twin-arginine translocase TatA/TatE family subunit, with amino-acid sequence MEIAAVVGLGILIFGAERLPKLARSAGQAKKEFMVGQAEADVAAERAREEARARAQAEVREAEASAGPSGVGQGAIVPDPITGAPGPSAVAPPQH; translated from the coding sequence ATGGAAATCGCCGCCGTGGTCGGCCTCGGCATCCTCATCTTCGGAGCCGAGCGCCTGCCCAAGCTCGCCCGCAGCGCCGGCCAAGCCAAGAAAGAGTTCATGGTCGGTCAGGCCGAGGCGGACGTCGCCGCCGAGCGGGCTCGTGAGGAAGCCCGTGCACGCGCGCAGGCCGAGGTCCGCGAGGCCGAGGCGTCGGCCGGGCCGAGCGGGGTCGGCCAGGGCGCGATCGTTCCCGACCCGATCACCGGCGCCCCCGGCCCCAGCGCCGTCGCACCGCCGCAGCACTAG
- the tatC gene encoding twin-arginine translocase subunit TatC: MLAERTPAANGEAGRREVIWDQKEMPFTEHLRELRNRLFVCIVTIAALAVLLLYPAQQAIPYLTNLYFHGIRLHAFGPADAVWAIFKFALYGAVVLGLPIILYQIWMFVVPAIHPRTRRAVYSYVVPSFLLALVGIAFAHLVVIPRVVTGLEFITRSVAEQTYGIESTINLILLLFLAFAIVFQTPVVMLLLARIGLVNSGLLRRYRKYIGFGMLVGAAVLAPDGSPVTMFLIAVPTYVLFESSIWIIRAMEGKWKAELPG, translated from the coding sequence GTGCTCGCCGAGCGTACCCCGGCCGCCAACGGCGAGGCGGGCCGCCGCGAGGTCATCTGGGATCAGAAGGAGATGCCGTTCACGGAGCACCTGCGGGAGCTCCGCAACCGGCTCTTCGTCTGCATCGTCACGATCGCCGCGCTGGCGGTCCTGCTGCTCTATCCCGCGCAGCAGGCGATCCCATATCTGACCAACCTCTACTTCCACGGCATCCGGCTGCACGCGTTCGGTCCGGCCGACGCGGTCTGGGCGATCTTCAAGTTCGCGCTCTACGGCGCGGTCGTGCTGGGTCTGCCGATCATCCTCTATCAGATCTGGATGTTCGTGGTGCCGGCGATCCACCCGCGCACGCGCCGCGCCGTCTACTCGTACGTGGTGCCTTCGTTCCTGTTGGCGCTGGTCGGCATCGCGTTCGCGCACCTGGTGGTGATCCCGCGCGTCGTCACCGGCTTGGAGTTCATCACCCGGAGCGTCGCCGAGCAGACCTACGGCATCGAGTCGACGATCAACCTGATCCTGCTGCTGTTCTTGGCCTTCGCGATCGTCTTCCAGACGCCGGTCGTCATGCTGCTCTTGGCGCGCATCGGCTTGGTCAACAGCGGCTTGCTCCGCCGCTACCGGAAGTACATCGGCTTCGGCATGCTGGTCGGCGCCGCCGTCTTGGCGCCCGACGGCAGCCCGGTCACCATGTTCCTGATCGCGGTCCCGACCTACGTGCTGTTCGAGTCGTCGATCTGGAT